Proteins encoded in a region of the Gammaproteobacteria bacterium genome:
- a CDS encoding class I SAM-dependent methyltransferase — MRRIPEPELMNDPTQALAYAEADFVEPNTAFVDGFAACFPQCQPRRVVDLGCGPGDLTERFAQRYPQCRVSAIDGAEQMLLIARQRAREQGLDGQIDYVCAHLPSAELPTGADVIISNSLLHHMNDAMDLWRSVKQCSVPGSIVYVADLFRPQTTEAAQHIVDTYSEGEPEVLRTDFYHSLLAAYRPDEVEAQLREAGLIGLKVETTSDRHMRISGIVE; from the coding sequence ATGAGACGCATTCCTGAACCGGAATTAATGAACGACCCGACACAGGCATTGGCCTATGCCGAGGCGGATTTTGTCGAGCCCAATACGGCTTTTGTTGACGGCTTTGCTGCGTGTTTTCCGCAATGCCAGCCACGTCGAGTTGTCGACCTGGGTTGTGGGCCGGGCGACCTGACGGAACGTTTTGCCCAACGCTATCCGCAATGCCGAGTCAGCGCCATCGACGGCGCCGAGCAAATGCTGCTGATCGCCAGGCAGCGTGCCCGGGAGCAGGGGCTCGATGGGCAAATTGACTATGTTTGCGCCCATCTTCCGTCCGCGGAACTGCCGACTGGTGCTGATGTCATTATTTCCAACAGCCTGTTACACCATATGAATGACGCTATGGATCTGTGGCGCAGCGTCAAGCAGTGTTCAGTGCCCGGCAGCATCGTCTACGTGGCGGATTTGTTTCGGCCGCAGACCACCGAAGCCGCGCAGCACATTGTCGATACCTATTCGGAAGGTGAGCCTGAAGTATTGCGCACGGATTTTTATCACTCGCTGCTGGCCGCGTACCGTCCCGATGAAGTCGAGGCCCAGCTTCGTGAGGCCGGGTTGATCGGCCTGAAAGTGGAAACCACCAGTGATCGGCATATGCGCATTAGCGGTATCGTCGAGTGA
- the dapF gene encoding diaminopimelate epimerase has protein sequence MRVKFTKMHGLGNDFVVFDAINQSIDLSADQCRALADRRFGIGCDQILLVENPQSADADFRYRIFNADGGEVEQCGNGARCFARFVHDKGLTDKSEIRVQTLGGLIIPRLQDNGQVTVNMGVPRFAPAEVPFETEEQATTYTLIIEDRSVEVSVLSMGNPHAVQIVDDIDTAPVAEQGPIIENHPRFPKRVNAGFMQILDPGHAAVRVFERGAGETLACGTGACAAVAAGRQLELLDETVHVRLRGGELTIQWAGAGNPVWMTGPATTVFDGEIDLAKS, from the coding sequence ATGCGAGTCAAATTCACCAAAATGCACGGCCTCGGTAATGACTTTGTCGTGTTCGATGCCATTAACCAGTCCATCGACCTCAGTGCCGACCAGTGCCGGGCGCTGGCCGACCGGCGATTTGGTATCGGCTGTGATCAGATCCTGCTGGTCGAGAACCCCCAAAGTGCTGATGCAGATTTTCGTTACCGGATATTCAATGCCGATGGTGGCGAAGTGGAGCAGTGCGGCAATGGTGCCCGGTGTTTTGCCCGCTTTGTCCACGACAAGGGGTTGACCGATAAATCTGAAATCCGGGTGCAGACCCTGGGTGGTCTGATCATTCCGCGCCTGCAGGATAATGGCCAGGTCACGGTCAACATGGGCGTGCCCAGGTTTGCGCCTGCCGAGGTACCGTTTGAGACCGAGGAACAGGCGACCACCTATACCTTAATAATCGAAGATCGCTCGGTGGAAGTGTCGGTGCTGTCCATGGGCAACCCGCATGCCGTGCAGATCGTTGACGATATCGACACCGCGCCGGTGGCCGAGCAGGGGCCGATTATTGAAAATCACCCCCGTTTTCCGAAGCGTGTGAACGCCGGATTTATGCAAATACTGGACCCGGGCCACGCGGCTGTGCGAGTCTTTGAGCGTGGCGCGGGCGAAACCCTGGCCTGCGGTACCGGCGCCTGCGCTGCCGTGGCGGCAGGCAGGCAACTGGAACTGCTTGATGAAACCGTCCATGTCAGGTTGCGCGGTGGTGAGCTGACCATACAATGGGCGGGCGCAGGCAACCCGGTGTGGATGACCGGCCCGGCAACAACGGTATTTGACGGCGAAATAGACCTGGCGAAATCATGA
- a CDS encoding 6-bladed beta-propeller, with protein sequence MTFALGNMQQAIYSKHSVYRTFARIPHAFTLTAASLALLVMFGGLGGCASTGSDDANKKPDNVLWPLPPETPRYKFVGYLFSEDQVTEAASGMSVMRDKLLGKPREAGRQLKKPYAVHADKSGRVYVADSGWGKVLVFDPQNKKFAIWGEHGQGILAKPLGIASDKHGYIYVTDSAKQRVVIFDQNGEFVRAMGKKGELERPVGIAVDQYSGKTYVVDTKSHNIAVYSPQGGLLTKIGKRGMEPGEFNFPTNITIGPAGKIYVADSMNFRVQVLDNKGKPLMQFGSNGDARGQFARPKGIEVDSQGNIYVVDSAFNNFQVFNPEGKLLMALGGGGRKPGEFQLPAGMYIDDNDQIYVADQYNWRIQIFEFLKNNDHKSEGSITRVDTEASDSRNNKPRAGGARPE encoded by the coding sequence GTGACCTTTGCGTTGGGAAACATGCAGCAAGCCATATACAGTAAGCATTCTGTATACAGGACGTTTGCGCGCATTCCCCACGCCTTCACACTTACCGCAGCCAGCCTTGCATTGCTTGTCATGTTCGGCGGACTCGGCGGTTGCGCCAGCACCGGTTCTGATGATGCCAACAAGAAACCGGACAACGTGCTCTGGCCGTTGCCACCTGAGACGCCACGCTACAAGTTTGTCGGTTACCTGTTTTCTGAAGACCAGGTCACCGAAGCCGCCTCTGGCATGTCAGTCATGCGCGACAAGTTACTGGGCAAGCCGCGCGAAGCCGGGCGCCAGCTGAAAAAGCCCTATGCTGTACACGCCGACAAGAGCGGTCGCGTGTACGTAGCCGACAGCGGCTGGGGCAAGGTGTTGGTATTCGACCCACAAAATAAAAAATTCGCCATCTGGGGTGAACACGGCCAGGGTATTTTGGCCAAGCCGCTGGGCATCGCCTCAGATAAACATGGTTACATCTATGTCACCGACTCCGCCAAGCAGCGTGTCGTTATCTTTGATCAGAATGGCGAATTCGTTCGCGCCATGGGCAAAAAAGGCGAGCTGGAACGTCCCGTCGGCATTGCTGTCGATCAGTACAGCGGCAAAACCTATGTCGTCGACACCAAGAGCCACAATATCGCCGTCTACAGTCCACAAGGTGGCCTGTTGACCAAAATCGGCAAGCGTGGCATGGAGCCGGGCGAATTCAACTTCCCCACCAACATCACTATTGGCCCCGCTGGCAAGATTTATGTCGCCGACAGCATGAACTTCCGGGTACAGGTGCTGGATAATAAAGGCAAGCCGCTGATGCAGTTTGGTTCCAACGGCGATGCCCGTGGCCAGTTCGCTCGCCCCAAGGGTATCGAAGTGGACTCGCAAGGTAACATCTATGTAGTTGATTCGGCCTTCAATAATTTCCAGGTTTTTAACCCTGAGGGCAAATTGCTAATGGCCCTAGGTGGTGGCGGTCGCAAACCCGGAGAGTTCCAGCTACCTGCCGGCATGTACATTGATGACAACGACCAGATATATGTTGCTGACCAGTACAACTGGCGCATACAGATTTTCGAGTTTCTGAAAAACAATGACCACAAGAGTGAGGGTTCAATCACCAGGGTCGACACGGAAGCCTCAGATTCAAGAAATAACAAACCGCGTGCCGGAGGAGCACGCCCAGAGTAA
- a CDS encoding DUF484 family protein produces the protein MSQKSPEQELDDSLSWDEAVARYLKEQQDYFERHPELLTHLNLSHDSGSATSLIERQVQVLRDRNNNLARQLDELVSVARDNDGLSQWVHRYSLALMSCNNLETVLDTNITLLIDDLDLEQVVTLFNWSDDSLADRSEFSLAGKDELKQLLSSIFGHEHRPLCGYQASETTMEALFGEALADIQSCALIPLGKKPVAGILALGSNDPTRFQEDMGTLYLSRMGELLEAACRRFQV, from the coding sequence ATGAGTCAAAAATCTCCCGAACAAGAACTGGATGACAGCCTGTCCTGGGACGAGGCGGTTGCGCGTTACCTGAAGGAGCAGCAGGACTATTTTGAGCGCCACCCGGAGCTGTTGACCCACCTGAATTTATCCCACGACAGCGGTTCTGCCACGTCGCTGATTGAGCGCCAGGTGCAGGTGCTTCGGGATCGCAACAATAATCTTGCCCGGCAGCTCGATGAGCTGGTGAGTGTCGCCCGCGACAATGACGGCCTCAGCCAATGGGTGCATCGCTACAGCCTGGCGCTGATGTCCTGCAATAATCTTGAGACGGTGCTGGACACCAACATCACCTTGCTGATTGATGACCTGGACCTGGAGCAGGTGGTGACCCTGTTTAACTGGAGTGATGACTCACTGGCTGATCGGTCCGAGTTTTCACTGGCCGGCAAGGATGAACTGAAACAGCTGTTGTCTTCGATATTTGGTCATGAACATCGCCCCCTGTGCGGTTACCAGGCCAGCGAAACCACAATGGAAGCCCTGTTCGGCGAAGCCCTGGCCGATATTCAGTCTTGTGCGCTGATTCCGCTGGGCAAGAAACCGGTTGCCGGTATCCTGGCGCTGGGCAGTAACGACCCCACCCGGTTCCAGGAAGACATGGGTACGCTGTACCTGTCACGCATGGGCGAGCTTTTGGAGGCCGCCTGCCGACGCTTCCAGGTCTAG
- a CDS encoding cytochrome c3 family protein, translating to MKNLLKIAAAVALVVLGFSPPAMAVQNVAATKHNLSSTNPDTVNNISTPTTAFVCGFCHSPHTEAGGPAPLWNRGASAATYTMYTSPTMDMTVAGAPASISQACLSCHDGTVAFDQLINGAGSGGYNAAGASQGWQFQINGANVGNTMAAAPGGAVTNLGTVLTGDHPISVTYDPAQDPQFVALATVQASTLQLYGAGTDQVECATCHNPHEATNPTFLRASIDTLCTTCHIK from the coding sequence ATGAAAAACCTGTTAAAAATCGCTGCCGCAGTCGCCCTGGTTGTACTGGGCTTTAGCCCACCGGCCATGGCGGTTCAGAACGTTGCAGCAACCAAGCACAACCTGTCCAGCACCAACCCGGACACCGTAAACAATATCTCCACCCCGACAACGGCATTTGTCTGCGGCTTCTGTCATTCACCGCATACTGAAGCCGGTGGCCCGGCCCCGTTGTGGAACCGTGGCGCTTCTGCGGCGACCTACACCATGTACACCAGCCCGACTATGGACATGACCGTAGCTGGCGCGCCTGCCAGCATTTCCCAGGCCTGCCTGTCCTGTCATGACGGTACCGTTGCCTTCGATCAATTGATCAACGGCGCCGGTTCTGGTGGATACAATGCCGCTGGCGCTAGTCAGGGATGGCAGTTCCAGATCAACGGTGCCAACGTTGGTAACACCATGGCTGCCGCTCCGGGTGGCGCTGTGACCAACCTGGGTACTGTACTGACAGGCGACCACCCGATTTCGGTCACCTATGATCCGGCGCAGGATCCGCAGTTTGTCGCCCTGGCAACCGTACAGGCTTCAACTCTGCAACTGTATGGTGCTGGTACTGACCAGGTGGAATGTGCAACCTGCCACAATCCGCATGAAGCCACTAACCCGACTTTCCTGCGGGCCAGTATCGACACCCTGTGCACCACTTGCCATATCAAGTAA
- a CDS encoding peptidylprolyl isomerase, with protein sequence MSEHAFEPVKTGVRKFLQLAFVGLFFFGCQCAWAQQAPEVVLEVGEERFLRYELDESVKSLLPPSSFHGELSKATQNKYTKQAIERLTERALLYRAAVQAGIKPDEGLLAQAEQSNVHRFGSKEEFIKQLNKSGLTKERFEHRVIAQNVITRYVNETLTPKAVYTDKQLREYFKSNPKEFERPETVGAWHIILKVQPNAPDEEWQKKQALADSLVKQIREGAEFTDIASKHSEDDYRVKGGWIGDMHKGRLLQELEDALFKLKEGEMAGPIRSLHGFHIVKAGKRQSAGSLSFKEARDKLKKRLEEKRFEELRNKAMDEQRKQVKIKVLINLDKKA encoded by the coding sequence ATGTCTGAGCATGCATTTGAACCTGTAAAAACAGGGGTGCGCAAGTTTCTGCAGCTTGCATTTGTTGGGTTATTCTTTTTCGGCTGCCAGTGTGCGTGGGCACAGCAGGCGCCGGAGGTGGTGCTGGAGGTGGGCGAAGAGCGTTTCCTGCGTTATGAGCTGGATGAGTCTGTCAAGAGCCTGTTACCGCCATCTTCATTTCATGGCGAACTGTCCAAGGCGACACAAAACAAATATACGAAACAGGCGATTGAGCGCTTGACCGAGCGAGCCTTGTTATATCGCGCGGCTGTCCAGGCAGGCATCAAGCCCGATGAAGGCTTGCTTGCCCAGGCTGAGCAAAGCAATGTGCATCGTTTTGGCAGTAAGGAAGAATTTATCAAACAATTGAATAAAAGCGGCCTGACCAAAGAGCGGTTCGAACATCGGGTTATCGCACAAAATGTCATTACCAGGTATGTCAACGAAACCCTGACCCCGAAAGCAGTGTATACAGACAAGCAACTGCGCGAGTATTTCAAGAGCAATCCAAAAGAGTTCGAGCGTCCGGAAACTGTCGGTGCCTGGCATATCATTCTTAAAGTGCAACCGAATGCACCGGATGAGGAGTGGCAGAAAAAGCAGGCCTTGGCCGATTCGCTGGTAAAACAGATTCGCGAGGGCGCCGAGTTTACCGATATTGCCAGCAAGCATTCCGAAGACGATTATCGCGTCAAGGGCGGCTGGATTGGTGATATGCACAAGGGCCGGTTGCTGCAGGAGCTGGAGGATGCGCTGTTCAAGCTCAAGGAAGGCGAGATGGCCGGTCCGATTCGATCACTTCACGGCTTCCACATCGTCAAGGCCGGCAAGCGCCAATCTGCCGGCAGCCTGTCGTTCAAGGAAGCGCGCGACAAGCTGAAAAAGCGGCTCGAAGAGAAGCGCTTCGAGGAGTTGCGAAACAAGGCGATGGACGAGCAACGCAAACAGGTCAAGATCAAGGTGCTGATCAACCTGGACAAGAAAGCCTGA
- a CDS encoding CoA-binding protein has protein sequence MTEVFQNPGDEALGQMLQSATRIAIVGLSPKPDRPSYIVAREMQKYGYVIVPVRPAVQTVLDEPAYARLEDVPGPLDMAVIFRAADQLEPVVDSVIARGIPVLWIQEGIINEAAALRARANGIEVVMDRCIYKEYERLGLDQ, from the coding sequence ATGACTGAAGTATTTCAGAATCCAGGTGATGAGGCCCTGGGCCAGATGTTGCAGTCTGCGACCCGGATAGCCATTGTCGGTTTGTCTCCCAAGCCTGATCGCCCGAGCTATATCGTTGCTCGTGAAATGCAGAAATATGGTTATGTGATCGTGCCGGTGCGACCTGCCGTACAAACGGTGCTCGACGAACCGGCCTATGCCCGCCTGGAAGATGTGCCCGGCCCGCTCGATATGGCGGTGATATTTCGCGCCGCGGACCAGCTGGAGCCGGTGGTGGACAGCGTTATTGCCCGCGGTATCCCGGTGTTATGGATCCAGGAGGGCATAATCAATGAAGCCGCCGCCCTGCGAGCCCGTGCCAATGGTATAGAAGTGGTTATGGATCGATGTATATATAAGGAATACGAGCGTCTCGGTCTCGACCAGTAA